The Rhizobium rosettiformans genomic sequence TCCGATTTCCGCTCAGTTTACGCGACGTCGAAGATCTGTTGGCCGAGCGCGGCATCAACGTCTCATTCCAGACCGTCTCGGAATGGGCGGCGAAATTTGGCTTGAAGTTCGCCAATCAGCTCCGACGCCGCTCACGAGGCCAGTTTGCCGACAAGTGGCAGCTCGATGAGATGGTGGTGACGATCAAGGGAAAGAAATACTGGCTGTGGCGCGCCGTCGATGCCAACGGCTACGTTCTCGACGCCCTCTTGCAAAGCCGAAGGAACAAGGCAGCAGCCTTGCGTCTGATGCGCAAACTGCTCAAGGGTCAAGGCATCGCCCCGCGCGTGATGCTGACCGACAAGCTGCGTTCCTATTCGGCTGCGAAGGCGGATTTGATGCCGAAGGTGGAACATCGCTCGCACAAGGGATTGAACAACCAGGCTGAAAATTCCCATCTTGCTGTGCGACGACGAGAGCGGCGCATGATGCGCTTCAAGTCCGCGCGGCAATGTCAGCGTTTCGTCTCCACTCACGGCCAGATCGCCAATCTCTTCCTTCTTCACCGCAAAGACTTGACCGCCGCAGACCATCGCCAGCTTCGCACTCACGCCATCTCGACCTGGCGGGAAATCGCTTTGTCGATTGATGCGTGAAGTTCAGGTCGAAGAGACTACCGCATCCCAAACTCGGTTAAGGCGACGCCACCCCATCGCCAGCTTCGCACTCACGCCATCTCGACCTGGCGGGAAATCGCTTTGTCGATTGATGCGTGAAGTTCAGGTCGAAGAGACTACCGCATCCCAAACTCGGTTAAGGCGACGCCACCACCGCAGCGGCTGCAATCCGCAACTCGCTGCCGGATGGCGGCAACATCGAGACCATATTGTCCAAGGTTCGTCTCCTTCAGACAGCGCTGGGGGACACGCCAATGCACGGACTGGATGGTGCAGGCTATGCTGGGTTGGGGAAGTCGATTTGCGCAGCTATCGGAGAGATCGTCGGCGCCAAGCTACCTGAAGGTCGAACGCCATATCACGAACTGGTCTCTTGGGTGAGCGGTACGCAGCGAGCCCATCCCATAGAATCGAGAAAACCCCTATGCAGCAGAGCGGATGCACGTTCTCGAAAACGTTATCATGCCAGCAATGGAGCAGCGCACTATCCGCGCATGGCATTACACTCCTGATCCTCCGCTGATCAGTATGAGTTTCAGATGTACGGGCCGGTGGTCGGCTGATCATTGAGCCCGAGAGCATGCCTTGCGTCATCAGCGTCCGGGGGCACAAGAGATGGTAAGCGGCGCCACGAAAGAAATTGTACCGAGCATCAGCCGGGGACCGACAGGGAGTTCTAGTCCCTAGTCAGATTATTGCGCATCATGAGCACCGGAGCCGATCATGATCGTCCTTTTGACAACGCCTCATACGGGAGCTTCAAAGGCAGCGCCTCCTGCAACAGGACATGTCATCCTTACTGGGGAGAGCCTGGCCTTTGGAGACGGACGTATCGATGATGATCTGCTAGCAGGTTCTAATGGATCAGGAGAGGGCGTTTCTTGATACGCTCGCCATCACCAATCATTTGTCGATCGGAGCCAATGGGCGGTTCACCTGCTTTACAGCGACGAGCCTTCGATCAGGGCCAATCCCATGAAGACCAGCGTACTTCAAGCCTAGGCTTGTATCCATGATGTAGATGGTCAGTCCGCTGAACCTGCGGCCCAATTGTTGAGCCAAGCCCCGAGAGAAAAAACAGCGGCTGCGGCCACGCCGGCTCCCAGTATGTCGATCACATATCCGAAAAGCGGAACGCTCCGAGGACGGTCGATGTAAAAGAGAAATGCCGACATGCATAGGCAGCCCAGCACGAGGCCCCAAGTGGCGGATCTAATAATGCCGATTCTTTTCACCTTCTGCACCTCCGCGTTCAGCATACGGCCCGCTGCAGACAATGTCGATTCGTCGCTCGCAACATCGCGGTATAACCCGACATTCCCCAAGTGGCCTGCCGCTTGACTTCAAGATCGCCTGATTTTGCTCGCTGGGCAAGCGTTTTTCGCCCCGAGCGGTGTCTGTCGTCGCGCAAACGGCCGAAGTCGGGTGGATCAAGCCTCGAACCCGCAGCATTCTGGCCCGGCAGAGCCGCTTTTCCGCGCGGCAGACGGACCTGTCCTGCCGCTTTCGTTCAGCTTGGGCATGGATCGTGGTCATGCGCATGACGGAGGCGTTCGAAGACGGCGGATGGCGGCAAGGACGGCCCGCACCATCGGGCCGGTGACGGCGACCTCGGCCAACTGGAAGGTAATGGCGCGGGCGTGGCGGACGACGCGGGCGCCGATCTTGATCAGCTTGAGTTGCAGGCTGGTCAACGACCAGTCCGCCATGGCCTCGGGCAGTTCGATGCAGCGCAGGAAGGTTGCCAGGTTGTAGGCCAGCGCGTGCAGTTGCAGCCGCACCTCGTTGTGCCGGAACTTCCGGCATGACAGCCGCGTCCAGCGAAAGGCATATTTGCCTTCCTTGATGTGCTGCTCTGCGGTGCCGCGCTGGTTGTAGAACCTCACCACCCAGTCTGGCTCCATCGGCAGGTTGGTGACGATGAAGCCGACTTTGGGGAACAGCTCGCCCGGATGCCATTCGATCTTGGCGATGACGCGGCGCGGCTTGTCCCAGGACGCCGCCTGATACTCGAAGTCCTCGAAGAACCGTTTGACCTTGGTCAGCGAAGGCCGTCCCACGGGCCGTGTCAGCCGATGCGCGATCTTCTCGCGCAAGACGGCGTTGGCGGGCAGACGGATGGCGTAGAAGAACCTGGCTTCTTCCAGCCGCATATAGATCGCGGGGATCGCGTAGGCAGCGTCGGCCCGGAAGAAGCGTCCACCAAGGTCGCGGCCAGCATATCGGGCAATGACGGGATCAAGGACATCCCGCCAGCCATCGGCGCTGTGGACATTGCCGTTACGCAGGGCGCAGCGCTCCAGCATGCCAAACTGGTTGAACAAGAAGATGGGGTGATAGCAGGTGCAGTCGAAATGCCCGTTCCAGGCAGCACCTTCCTGATCGCCGTGGGTGGGGCTGACCGAGCTGTCCATGTCCAGCACGATGTATTTCAACCCGTTGCGGTCATGAAACCGGTCGATCCATTGGCCGTTCAGATCGGCCAGCGCCGCCCGGTTCGCGGCCAGAGCCAGCGTCTCGGTCTCGAACCGTCCCATCTGCGATGCCGAAGCAGCTTGCGCCTCGACGGCCCTGCCGCCAACGACCTGACGCATCACGGGATCGAGGGCCAAGCGGTCGGCATCGTTCACATCCTCGTATCCGGCCAGTCGTCCGAACACCGATTGCCGGAACAATCCGTCAAGCCGATGGAGCGTGTTCTTCCCGGTGCGGCTGTCTCGCAGCGCCTCCGACGCCAGATTGGACAGGCCGAGCACGTCATCAAGCTCGCGCATCACCAGCAGGCCACCGTCTGAACTGATCTGCGCACCACGGAACTCCAGACGCACACGGCGGTCGAAATCAACCCGATCTCCCCGCGCCAAGCCCGCACCCTCCAGGTGATCCATGAAACGCGCCCCTCGCAGCCGTCAACGCCATGATTTATATGCGAAATATCACGATTACGACAGCGAAATCAGCGACTTACTTGGAGAATGTGGGTAGAAATATTCACGACAAACTACGACCTATTGATTGAATCCGCCTTTTCATGGCGATGAAAAATTGATTGTCTGGCATGGGCTTCACGGTCCTGTGCCAATTTTGATCCATATCCGGCCCTGCGGGTCGGGGAAGGCAACACCCGCTGCCCGGCGGGAAGCACCCTGTTGAACAAGGAAGTTAATGCCATGCCGATCAGTCTTGCCGCCGCTGCACAGACCTACCGCGAAGCCGCGCGCGATGCGGTGCGCCGCCATTCGACCTTCCACCTGGTACAGGCGGCGCTGCTGGTCGTCGCGGGGATCGTCGCCATCGTCTTCCCGGCCTTTTCTTCGGCTGCTGCCGTCGTGGTGTTCGGCTGGCTGCTGATCGCCAGCGGCATCATTCAGGCCATCGGCCTGATCAGCGCACGCCATGCGCCGAACTTCTGGCTGCAGATCATCTCGGCCATACTTGGTGTGTTGCTGGGCATTCTGCTCTTGCGCAACATCGCGCAGGGGATGCTGCTGCTGTCGCTTCTGCTGATCATCTTCTTCATGATCGAGGGGATGTCGAAGGTTGTCTTCGCATTGACGATCCGTCCCTTGCCCAACTGGCTTTGGGTTTTTGCCAGCGGGGTGCTCTCGGTCGTGCTGTCGCTT encodes the following:
- a CDS encoding HdeD family acid-resistance protein, translated to MPISLAAAAQTYREAARDAVRRHSTFHLVQAALLVVAGIVAIVFPAFSSAAAVVVFGWLLIASGIIQAIGLISARHAPNFWLQIISAILGVLLGILLLRNIAQGMLLLSLLLIIFFMIEGMSKVVFALTIRPLPNWLWVFASGVLSVVLSLVLFAAMPVTALWLIGLMLGLDLIAIGAALGAMAWRLRGQAVPAA
- a CDS encoding IS1380-like element ISPme1 family transposase — its product is MDHLEGAGLARGDRVDFDRRVRLEFRGAQISSDGGLLVMRELDDVLGLSNLASEALRDSRTGKNTLHRLDGLFRQSVFGRLAGYEDVNDADRLALDPVMRQVVGGRAVEAQAASASQMGRFETETLALAANRAALADLNGQWIDRFHDRNGLKYIVLDMDSSVSPTHGDQEGAAWNGHFDCTCYHPIFLFNQFGMLERCALRNGNVHSADGWRDVLDPVIARYAGRDLGGRFFRADAAYAIPAIYMRLEEARFFYAIRLPANAVLREKIAHRLTRPVGRPSLTKVKRFFEDFEYQAASWDKPRRVIAKIEWHPGELFPKVGFIVTNLPMEPDWVVRFYNQRGTAEQHIKEGKYAFRWTRLSCRKFRHNEVRLQLHALAYNLATFLRCIELPEAMADWSLTSLQLKLIKIGARVVRHARAITFQLAEVAVTGPMVRAVLAAIRRLRTPPSCA
- a CDS encoding IS6 family transposase, which gives rise to MTEFPAAHFRRHRFPAEIITHAVWLYFRFPLSLRDVEDLLAERGINVSFQTVSEWAAKFGLKFANQLRRRSRGQFADKWQLDEMVVTIKGKKYWLWRAVDANGYVLDALLQSRRNKAAALRLMRKLLKGQGIAPRVMLTDKLRSYSAAKADLMPKVEHRSHKGLNNQAENSHLAVRRRERRMMRFKSARQCQRFVSTHGQIANLFLLHRKDLTAADHRQLRTHAISTWREIALSIDA